A window from Fragaria vesca subsp. vesca linkage group LG5, FraVesHawaii_1.0, whole genome shotgun sequence encodes these proteins:
- the LOC101305180 gene encoding uncharacterized protein LOC101305180: MPPATDSSSSSSTSLQRPGHAHQFPSRIPIQLTKENYLLWKSLFISVLRASDMLDLAEGREQCPPQSQTLAHTNWIKRDQTLLTWINSALSVSLLGRTKEFTSGRALWLHLENLLAEDAMTYVSELRDRLRNLDVNKFRTQTKCIETAKQIADALEEAGSPVHDSEFVSFVLNGLPDLYDGFVASIMDRPEPVTREQLQEQLDRHVPGSVEIAFTGYDCDMLINNACESFNGWVLRARSNAPYYYARRDKTGYDCDMLINNACESFNGWVLRARSKPPITMLEEIRATLAPPATGKMVKGLVMCYTVIFFTFYATAVSGYWVFGNKASSNILESLMPDEGPSLAPTWVLGLAVVFVLLQLLAIGLVYSQVAYEIMEKKSADVFSDDVID, from the exons ATGCCTCCTGCTACCGACTCATCATCGTCGTCGTCAACCTCTCTCCAACGTCCCGGACATGCTCACCAATTTCCTAGCCGTATCCCAATCCAACTGACTAAGGAGAATTACCTCCTGTGGAAATCCTTGTTCATCTCAGTTCTGAGGGCCTCTGACATGCTAGACCTCGCAGAAGGTCGAGAGCAGTGTCCACCACAAAGCCAAACCCTAGCTCATACCAATTGGATCAAGAGGGACCAAACGTTACTAACCTGGATCAACTCAGCTTTATCTGTGAGCCTACTCGGACGCACAAAAGAATTCACAAGCGGACGAGCTCTGTGGTTACACTTGGAAAACCTACTCGCTGAGGATGCAATGACTTATGTAAGTGAGCTCAGGGATCGTCTAAGAAACCTGGACGTGAATAAGTTTCGGACGCAAACGAAATGCATAGAAACAGCTAAACAAATCGCCGATGCCCTCGAAGAGGCAGGCTCACCTGTTCATGATTCTGAGTTTGTTTCTTTCGTCCTGAACGGACTACCAGATTTATATGACGGCTTCGTCGCCTCCATCATGGATCGGCCTGAGCCTGTAACTCGAGAACAACTGCAGGAACAACTTGATCGTCATGTACCTGGATCCGTTGAAATCGCTTTCA CTGGTTATGACTGTGACATGCTCATTAACAATGCTTGTGAGAGCTTCAATGGTTGGGTTTTGAGAGCAAGGTCTAACGCCCCCTATTACTATGCTAGAAGAGATAAGA CTGGTTATGACTGTGACATGCTCATTAACAATGCTTGTGAGAGCTTCAATGGTTGGGTTTTGAGAGCAAGGTCTAAGCCCCCTATTACTATGCTAGAAGAGATAAGA GCAACATTGGCGCCCCCAGCTACAGGAAAGATGGTAAAAGGTCTTGTAATGTGTTACACAGTAATTTTCTTTACGTTCTACGCCACTGCAGTGTCTGGTTACTGGGTTTTTGGGAACAAGGCTAGTTCAAACATTCTAGAGAGCCTTATGCCAGATGAAGGGCCTTCTTTGGCTCCAACATGGGTCCTAGGTCTTGCTGTAGTATTTGTTCTCCTTCAGCTTCTTGCCATTGGCCTG GTTTATTCTCAAGTTGCTTATGAGATAATGGAAAAGAAATCAGCTGATGTCTTTAGTGATGATGTGATTGACTAA
- the LOC101305475 gene encoding hydroquinone glucosyltransferase-like translates to MEGLEAKSSTHQKLKPPHVVIVPTPGLGHLIPLVELAQRLVVHHNFTVTFFIPNDGSQLQPQKKLLEALPQAISYHFLPQVNFDDLPHDVQFEMKIILTLTRSLSALRDAVKLLADSTRVVALVADIFGWEAFDVAKEFNLLFYYFFSSNAMGLWFVFELPKLDETTSCEYRDLPEPIHLPGCVPLHGPDFVMLVQERSNEAYRAAVNLSKWYRSANGIIVNSFADLEPGALKAFSEQRQVLGIPPIHAIGPVVNSNMIPSREAGSKVKTGEGLDVFGKHECLSWLNSQPEGSVLFVSFGSGGTLPSEQMNELALGLEMSGVRFLWVVRSPNENSINATYFGDQVSNGPSSFLPLGFLERTKEVGLVLPSWAPQVQILSHRSTGGFLTHCGWNSTLESIVHGVPLIAWPLYAEQKTNAVLLAEDIKVAWRVKVNDKGIVEREEICKYAKGLIEGDEGKVLRKKMMELKEASQLALSQDGSSTKSLAEVAQIWKDHKN, encoded by the exons ATGGAAGGATTGGAAGCTAAGTCCTCGACCCACCAGAAACTGAAACCACCCCACGTCGTCATTGTCCCAACTCCGGGATTAGGCCATCTGATCCCCCTCGTCGAGCTAGCGCAACGCCTCGTCGTCCACCACAACTTCACCGTCACCTTCTTCATCCCCAACGACGGGTCGCAGCTGCAACCTCAGAAGAAACTCCTTGAAGCCTTGCCTCAAGCCATATCCTATCACTTCCTCCCTCAAGTGAACTTCGACGACCTCCCTCATGACGTCCAATTCGAGATGAAAATCATACTCACCTTGACTCGTTCACTGTCTGCTCTGCGTGACGCGGTTAAGCTCCTCGCCGATTCAACTCGGGTTGTAGCTCTAGTGGCGGATATTTTTGGCTGGGAAGCCTTTGATGTAGCCAAAGAGTTTAACCTCCTCTTTTACTATTTCTTCAGTTCGAACGCTATGGGGTTGTGGTTTGTGTTCGAGTTGCCAAAGCTCGATGAAACCACCTCATGCGAGTATAGGGATCTGCCGGAACCGATCCACCTTCCGGGTTGCGTGCCGCTCCACGGTCCTGATTTTGTAATGCTGGTTCAAGAAAGGTCTAACGAGGCCTATAGAGCGGCGGTGAACCTGAGCAAGTGGTATAGGTCGGCAAATGGGATCATTGTGAATAGCTTTGCTGATTTGGAACCCGGTGCCTTGAAGGCTTTCAGTGAGCAACGACAAGTTCTTGGTATTCCACCGATTCACGCGATTGGACCGGTGGTGAACAGCAACATGATTCCAAGCAGAGAAGCCGGATCGAAGGTGAAGACCGGAGAGGGCCTAGATGTGTTCGGTAAGCACGAGTGCTTGAGCTGGCTAAACAGTCAACCAGAAGGTTCGGTGTTGTTTGTTTCATTTGGGAGCGGTGGAACCTTACCAAGTGAGCAGATGAATGAGTTGGCTTTAGGGCTTGAAATGAGTGGGGTAAGATTTCTATGGGTGGTTAGGAGCCCGAATGAGAATTCCATAAATGCCACTTACTTTGGTGATCAAGTTTCCAACGGCCCTTCGAGTTTTCTTCCGTTAGGGTTTCTGGAGAGGACCAAAGAGGTAGGGTTAGTGTTACCTTCTTGGGCTCCTCAGGTTCAGATTTTGAGTCACCGGTCGACCGGCGGCTTTTTGACGCATTGCGG GTGGAACTCGACGCTAGAGAGCATTGTGCATGGTGTGCCTTTAATTGCTTGGCCACTCTATGCCGAGCAAAAGACGAACGCAGTTTTGCTTGCTGAAGATATAAAGGTAGCATGGAGGGTTAAGGTGAATGATAAGGGCATAGTGGAGCGTGAAGAGATTTGCAAGTATGCGAAGGGACTGATTGAAGGGGACGAAGGGAAAGTGCTCAGAAAGAAGATGATGGAGCTGAAAGAGGCATCTCAACTGGCTTTGAGCCAAGATGGGTCCTCTACAAAATCACTTGCGGAGGTAGCTCAGATATGGAAGGATCACAAGAACTAA
- the LOC101305762 gene encoding pachytene checkpoint protein 2 homolog, which translates to MEKSLEKMEKGTPARLGTLTIFDSPHPSSSSSSSKSKVPITHFSLSILFNSTQTFWFVKQFVVVVGFTGASRFRRCEGCLWFRRSWVTPWRVFKLMGHCLWLEEIVEDAQPLRWKLCKSFKKYSAQMLDVQFGGSSSILKMGTAYSDGSVKNFELLDPLELKNCLIYESGPKARLLRYAAGALHFAEKGVDPFLVSWNRIVLLHGTPGTGKTSLCKALAQMLSIRFNSRSM; encoded by the exons ATGGAAAAGTCTCTAGAGAAGATGGAGAAAGGAACACCTGCTCGTCTTGGAACTCTCACCATCTTCGACTCCCCCCACCCTTCTTCCTCCTCCTCCTCCTCCAAATCCAAGGTCCCAATCACTCATTTCTCTCTTTCAATACTTTTCAATTCTACCCAAACCTTTTGGTTTGTTAAACAATTTGTAGTTGTTGTTGGGTTTACAGGTGCATCACGCTTCCGGCGTTGTGAAGGTTGCTTGTGGTTCCGCCGCAGTTGGGTCACGCCGTGGCGAGTGTTTAAGCTGATGGGACATTGTCTTTGGTTGGAAGAGATTGTTGAAG ACGCGCAACCTCTTCGATGGAAGCTGTGCAAAAGCTTCAAAAAATATTCAGCTCAGATGCTAGATGTTCAATTCGGAGGTTCATCGTCGATTTTGAAGATG GGAACCGCGTATTCAGATGGCAGTGTCAAAAACTTTGAGCTACTTGATCCCTTGGAATTGAAGAACTG CTTAATATATGAATCTGGGCCGAAGGCAAGGTTGCTGCGGTATGCAGCTGGTGCGTTGCATTTTGCTGAAAAGGGTGTTGATCCTTTTCTTGTGTCGTGGAATCG CATTGTTCTTTTACATGGGACTCCAGGGACTGGAAAGACCTCTTTATGCAAAGCATTGGCTCAGATGTTATCCATTCGTTTTAACTCCAG GTCCATGTAG
- the LOC101309251 gene encoding probable GABA transporter 2-like — protein sequence MPEPPNPHPFLDAGPDSPRDADAGAVFVLESKGQWWHAGFHLTTAIVGPTILTLPYAFRGLGWPVGFLCLTAMGVVTFYSYYLMSKVLDHCEKAGRRHIRFRELAADVLGSGGMFYFVIFIQTAINTGVGIGAILLAGECVKIMYTELSPNGSLKLYHFIAMVTVVMMVISQLPSFHSLRHINLGSLLLSLGYSFLAVVACIYAGTSKNAPPRDYSLDSTASIRVFNAFTSISIIAAIFGNGILPEIQATLAPPATGKMVKGLVMCYTVIFFTFYATAVSGYWVFGNKASSNILESLMPDEGPSLAPTWVLGLAVVFVLLQLLAIGLVYSQVAYEIMEKKSADVNQGMFSKRNLIPRIILRSVYMILCGFFAAMLPFFGDISAVVGAVGFIPLDFVLPMLLYNKTHKPTKSTFTYWLNMSIMVVFTAVGLMGTFSSVRKLVLDANKFKLFSDDVID from the exons ATGCCTGAGCCTCCCAACCCCCACCCCTTCCTCGACGCCGGCCCCGACTCTCCCCGCGACGCCGACGCCGGCGCCGTCTTCGTCCTCGAATCAAAAG GGCAGTGGTGGCACGCCGGGTTCCATCTGACGACGGCGATAGTGGGGCCGACGATCCTGACGCTGCCGTACGCTTTCCGAGGGCTGGGATGGCCGGTAGGGTTCCTCTGCTTGACCGCCATGGGAGTCGTGACGTTTTACTCCTACTACCTCATGTCGAAGGTTCTCGACCACTGCGAGAAGGCCGGCCGCCGCCACATCAGGTTCCGGGAGCTCGCCGCCGACGTGTTAG GGTCAGGAGGAATGTTCTACTTTGTGATATTCATACAGACAGCCATAAACACTGGGGTTGGAATAGGAGCAATTTTGCTTGCTGGGGAATGTGTTAAG ATTATGTATACAGAACTTTCTCCAAATGGATCCCTGAAATTGTACCACTTCATAGCCATGGTTACCGTGGTAATGATGGTCATCTCTCAACTACCATCTTTCCACTCCCTCAGACATATTAACCTTGGTTCCCTGCTTCTCAGCTTGGGCTACTCATTCCTGGCGGTTGTTGCGTGTATTTATGCAG GTACCTCTAAGAATGCCCCTCCAAGGGACTACTCCCTAGATTCTACGGCATCAATAAGGGTCTTCAATGCCTTCACTTCCATATCCATAATAGCTGCTATCTTTGGGAACGGCATACTACCTGAAATACAA GCAACATTGGCGCCCCCAGCTACAGGAAAGATGGTAAAAGGTCTTGTAATGTGTTACACAGTAATTTTCTTTACGTTCTACGCCACTGCAGTGTCTGGTTACTGGGTTTTTGGGAACAAGGCTAGTTCAAACATTCTAGAGAGCCTTATGCCAGATGAAGGGCCTTCTTTGGCTCCAACATGGGTCCTAGGTCTTGCTGTAGTATTTGTTCTCCTTCAGCTTCTTGCCATTGGCCTG GTTTATTCTCAAGTTGCTTATGAGATAATGGAAAAGAAATCAGCTGATGTCAATCAAGGAATGTTTTCGAAAAGGAATCTGATTCCTCGGATAATTCTTCGGTCGGTGTACATGATACTTTGCGGATTCTTTGCTGCAATGCTTCCATTTTTCGGAGACATAAGTGCTGTGGTTGGAGCTGTTGGGTTTATCCCTTTAGATTTCGTCCTTCCAATGCTTCTCTACAACAAGACTCATAAGCCAACAAAATCGACCTTCACTTACTGGCTCAACATGTCTATAATGGTTGTGTTCACTGCAGTAGGATTGATGGGCACATTTTCTTCCGTAAGGAAATTGGTTCTTGATGCCAACAAGTTTAAGCTGTTTAGTGATGATGTGATTGACTAA
- the LOC101309541 gene encoding hydroquinone glucosyltransferase-like — protein MEPAGHVAIVPTPGLGHLIPLTELAKRLVVHHNFAVTFFIPNDGTNLTPQKKVLQALPKVVSSTFLPPVNFDDLPPDAVMETKIALTLSRSLPAIRDSVKALAESTMVKALVVDLFGLEAFEVANEFNVLPYLFFPTTAMLLWFAFELPKLDETTTCEYRDLPEPVRLPGCVPLHGRDFSEPVQDRSDDAYKALVGICKRFKSAAGIMVNSFADLEPGAFKAFKEQGPGLGLPPVYPVGPVIQTGSAAELGENECLSWLDAQPKRSVLYVSFGSGGTLTSKQMNELAAGIEMSRVRFLWVARSPNEKLKNATYFGAQGPNDPLSFLPQGFLERTKDVGKVVSSWAPQVQILSHESTGGFLTHCGWNSTLESIVNGVPLIAWPLYAEQKTNAVLLAEGIKVAWRVKVNDKGIVEREEICKYAKGLIEGDEGKVLRKKMMELKKASQLALSPDGSSTKSLSEVANMWKEHKN, from the coding sequence ATGGAACCAGCGGGCCATGTCGCCATTGTCCCAACTCCAGGTTTAGGCCACCTGATCCCGCTCACCGAGCTGGCCAAACGACTCGTCGTCCACCACAACTTCGCCGTCACCTTCTTCATCCCCAACGACGGCACGAACCTGACACCGCAAAAGAAAGTCCTGCAAGCTTTGCCGAAGGTCGTATCCTCCACCTTCCTCCCTCCCGTCAACTTCGACGACCTCCCACCAGACGCCGTGATGGAAACCAAGATTGCTCTCACCTTGTCTCGGTCACTCCCCGCTATCCGCGACTCAGTTAAAGCCCTAGCCGAGTCGACTATGGTTAAGGCGCTTGTTGTTGATCTCTTTGGCCTTGAGGCCTTTGAAGTGGCCAATGAGTTTAATGTGCTGCCCTACCTTTTCTTCCCTACTACGGCGATGCTTTTGTGGTTTGCGTTTGAGTTGCCAAAGCTTGACGAGACTACTACTTGTGAGTATAGGGACTTGCCTGAACCGGTCCGGCTTCCGGGTTGTGTTCCGCTGCATGGTAGAGATTTCTCAGAACCGGTTCAAGATCGGAGTGACGATGCTTACAAGGCGTTGGTCGGAATATGTAAGAGGTTTAAATCGGCTGCTGGGATCATGGTGAATAGCTTTGCGGATTTGGAACCGGGTGCTTTCAAGGCTTTCAAGGAGCAAGGACCAGGTCTCGGCCTTCCACCGGTTTACCCGGTCGGACCGGTGATTCAGACCGGTTCGGCGGCTGAGTTAGGTGAGAATGAGTGCTTGAGCTGGTTGGATGCTCAGCCAAAGAGGTCAGTGTTGTATGTTTCGTTTGGAAGTGGTGGAACCCTCACTAGTAAACAAATGAATGAGTTGGCCGCAGGGATTGAAATGAGTAGGGTGAGATTCCTTTGGGTTGCTAGGAGTCCAAATGAGAAACTGAAAAATGCTACATATTTTGGTGCTCAAGGTCCCAACGATCCCTTAAGTTTTCTACCCCAAGGGTTCTTAGAGAGAACCAAAGATGTAGGTAAGGTTGTAAGCTCTTGGGCACCCCAGGTCCAAATTTTGAGTCACGAGTCGACGGGCGGGTTTTTGACGCATTGCGGGTGGAACTCGACGCTAGAGAGCATTGTCAATGGTGTGCCTTTGATTGCTTGGCCACTCTATGCCGAGCAAAAGACGAACGCAGTTTTGCTTGCTGAAGGAATAAAGGTAGCATGGAGGGTTAAGGTGAATGATAAGGGCATAGTGGAGCGTGAAGAGATTTGCAAGTATGCGAAGGGACTGATTGAAGGGGACGAAGGGAAAGTGCTCAGAAAGAAGATGATGGAGCTGAAAAAGGCATCTCAACTGGCTTTGAGCCCTGATGGGTCGTCTACAAAATCACTCTCGGAAGTAGCCAATATGTGGAAGGAACACAAGAACTGA